The following are encoded in a window of Oncorhynchus keta strain PuntledgeMale-10-30-2019 chromosome 10, Oket_V2, whole genome shotgun sequence genomic DNA:
- the LOC118377743 gene encoding adenylate cyclase, terminal-differentiation specific-like, giving the protein MAVMIGIAFRVSWLCYLLIGGITCSTSDGYPAPDSDAARLYTGPLRSKGYGNYNSPTAQLQAQLTEEQQKHLEAILQNQLAPMPQAPQKMWYPTQMPQQEKQPATVTQQQTLPASYPKQPQAVLYPAKMPQKQPTAEPQWHPAKFIQEQPVPMRQLQKELTAIPPQLWQPAQIPQQHKQPAAKLQLVWQQAPIPQQPHDVWYPSKMVQKQQAAATLRQKELTTMPQEWHPAQFPQQQKQPALMLLPQKELTTMPPQVWHPAQMPQQQKQLATMLQKQPAPMPQPQKQQATMPPQVWHPAQMPQQQKQPATEPHDVWYPAKMVQKQQAAATRQQKELTAVHQQPQQVWYPDKIPRTNQPLNPSSRSNRPPWPSKHGIQLKSPSCRSNRPLNLSSKLNRPPCPSYLSKCGIQINFSRSRSNHSLCIYLRRN; this is encoded by the exons ATGGCAGTGATGATTGGAATCGCTTTCAG agttTCTTGGCTTTGTTACCTGCTAATTGGCGGGATAACCTGTTCTACAA GTGATGGGTATCCTGCACCAGATTCTGATGCAGCAAGGCTTTATACAGGCCCACTTAGGTCAAAAGGATATGGTAATTACAACTCTCCTACAGCTCAATTGCAAGCGCAGCTGACCGAAGAGCAACAGAAACATCTGGAAGCCATCCTGCAAAATCAACTGGCCCCCATGCCCCAGGCACCTCAGAAAATGTGGTATCCAACTCAAATGCCCCAGCAGGAAAAGCAACCGGCCACCGTGACCCAACAGCAGACGCTACCGGCCAGTTATCCTAAGCAGCCTCAAGCAGTGTTGTATCCAGCTAAAATGCCCCAAAAGCAACCAACCGCTGAACCTCAGTGGCATCCAGCCAAATTTATCCAGGAGCAACCAGTCCCTATGCGTCAACTGCAGAAGGAACTGACCGCCATTCCACCACAACTGTGGCAACCCGCTCAAATTCCCCAGCAGCATAAGCAACCGGCTGCCAAGCTTCAGCTAGTGTGGCAACAGGCCCCCATTCCCCAGCAGCCTCATGATGTTTGGTATCCATCTAAAATGGTCCAGAAGCAACAAGCAGCTGCAACTCTGCGGCAGAAGGAACTGACCACCATGCCTCAAGAGTGGCATCCAGCTCAATTTCCCCAGCAGCAGAAGCAACCAGCCCTAATGCTTTTACCGCAGAAGGAACTGACCACCATGCCCCCGCAAGTATGGCATCCAGCTCAAATGCCCCAGCAGCAAAAACAACTGGCCACCATGCTGCAGAAGCAACCAGCCCCAATGCCTCAACCACAGAAGCAACAGGCCACCATGCCCCCGCAAGTATGGCATCCAGCTCAAATGCCTCAGCAGCAAAAGCAACCAGCTACTGAACCTCATGACGTGTGGTATCCAGCTAAAATGGTCCAGAAGCAACAAGCAGCTGCAACTCGGCAGCAGAAGGAACTGACCGCCGTACACCAGCAACCTCAGCAAGTGTGGTATCCAGATAAAATTCCCAGAACCAACCAACCACTGAACCCCAGCAGCAGAAGCAACCGACCGCCTTGGCCCAGCAAGCATGGTATCCAGCTCAAAAGCCCCAGCTGCAGAAGCAACCGGCCGCTGAACCTCAGCAGCAAATTGAACCGACCGCCATGCCCCAGCTACCTcagcaagtgtggcatccagATCAATTTCTCCAGGAGCAGAAGCAACCATTCACTATGCATCTACCTCAGAAGGAACTGA
- the LOC127931922 gene encoding autotransporter adhesin BpaC-like → MAVSFEMSLRISWICCLLIGGITCYPPPKGNYRYIPQNQLKGIGHKAAVATGSRASAGEATRSRASAGEAATRNATASVTTGPNTLGGATGSRASEAVTHNASASVTTGPNTLAEATGHNASSSATTGPNALGQAAGYSASAEEATGHSVAQAATHNASASVATGPNTLGEATGHNASSRVTTGPNTLAEATGHNASSSATTGPNALGQAAGYSASAEEATGHSVAQAATHNASTSVATGPNTLGEATGHNASLSATTGPNALGEATGHGASAAEPTGHSAMPAATHNALDAATHNASSSVTTGLNTLTEATGHNASSSATTGPNALGEATGHGAMQAATHNASEVATHNVKRHDWPKYLS, encoded by the exons ATGGCTGTGAGTTTTGAGATGTCTTTGAG aaTTTCTTGGATTTGTTGCCTGCTAATTGGAGGGATAACCTGTTATCCTCCACCTAAAG GTAATTATAGATATATTCCCCAAAATCAATTAAAAGGAATTGGCCACAAAGCAGCGGTAGCTACCGGATCCCGTGCCTCGGCAGGTGAAGCTACCAGATCCCGTGCCTCGGCAGGTGAAGCAGCCACCCGTAATGCCACTGCAAGCGTCACGACTGGCCCAAATACCTTAGGTGGAGCAACCGGATCCCGTGCCTCAGAAGCAGTCACCCACAATGCCTCAGCAAGCGTCACGACTGGCCCAAATACCTTAGCTGAAGCAACTGGCCACAATGCTTCATCAAGCGCCACGACTGGCCCAAATGCCTTAGGTCAAGCAGCTGGCTATAGTGCCTCGGCAGAGGAAGCAACTGGCCACAGTGTCGCGCAAGCGGCCACCCATAATGCCTCGGCAAGTGTGGCAACTGGCCCAAATACCTTAGGTGAAGCAACTGGCCACAATGCTTCATCAAGAGTCACGACTGGCCCAAATACCTTAGCTGAAGCAACTGGCCACAATGCTTCATCAAGCGCCACGACTGGCCCAAATGCCTTAGGTCAAGCAGCTGGCTATAGTGCCTCGGCAGAGGAAGCAACTGGCCACAGTGTCGCGCAAGCGGCCACCCATAATGCCTCGACAAGTGTGGCAACTGGCCCAAATACCTTAGGTGAAGCAACTGGCCACAATGCTTCATTAAGCGCCACGACTGGCCCAAATGCCTTAGGTGAAGCAACTGGCCATGGTGCCTCGGCAGCGGAACCAACTGGCCACAGTGCCATGCCAGCGGCCACCCATAATGCTTTGGATGCGGCCACCCACAATGCTTCATCAAGCGTAACGACTGGCCTAAATACCTTAACTGAAGCAACTGGCCACAATGCTTCATCAAGCGCCACGACTGGCCCAAATGCCTTAGGTGAAGCAACTGGCCATGGTGCCATGCAAGCGGCCACCCATAATGCCTCGGAAGTGGCCACCCATAATGT CAAGCGTCACGACTGGCCCAAATACCTTAGTTAA
- the LOC127932323 gene encoding putative mediator of RNA polymerase II transcription subunit 26 — translation MAVMIGIAFRVSWLCYLLIGGITCSTSDGYPAPDSDAARLYTGPLRSKGYGNYNSPTAQLQAQLTEEQQKHLEAILQNQLAPMPQAPQKMWYPTQMPQQEKQPATVTQQQTLPASYPKQPQAVLYPAKMPQKQPTAEPQWHPAKFIQEQPVPMRQLQKELTAIPPQLWQPAQIPQQHKQPAAKLQLVWQQAPIPQQPHDVWYPSKMVQKQQAAATLRQKELTTMPQEWHPAQFPQQQKQPALMLLPQKELTTMPPQVWHPAQMPQQQKQLATMLQKQPAPMPQPQKQQATMPPQVWHPAQMPQQQKQPATEPHDVWYPAKMVQKQQAAATRQQKELTAVHQQPQQVWYPDKIPQNQPTTEPQQQKQPTALAQQAWYPAQKPQLQKQPAAEPQQQIEPTAMPQLPQQVWHPDQFLQEQKQPFTMHLPQKELTANPPQLWQSAQMPKQHKQPAAMLQQVWHRAQKQLAPMPQQPHDVWYPAKMVQKQVAAVTAMPHTHQQVWHPAEFPQQQKQPASTPLPQEQPTAVPQQVWYPAQMSRQQLASMPLPQKQLNDVPQQEWQPAQIPQKQPAAEPQQNEPATIPQQVGYPAQMSQQRKQHTAMPQHQLTPMPQQLWHVAQMPQKQLAPMSQQNHYESTEDGDSSSTQASIVEQSGVIPIYSYSSKSHYENGRTVFS, via the exons ATGGCAGTGATGATTGGAATCGCTTTCAG agttTCTTGGCTTTGTTACCTGCTAATTGGCGGGATAACCTGTTCTACAA GTGATGGGTATCCTGCACCAGATTCTGATGCAGCAAGGCTTTATACAGGCCCACTTAGGTCAAAAGGATATGGTAATTACAACTCTCCTACAGCTCAATTGCAAGCGCAGCTGACCGAAGAGCAACAGAAACATCTGGAAGCCATCCTGCAAAATCAACTGGCCCCCATGCCCCAGGCACCTCAGAAAATGTGGTATCCAACTCAAATGCCCCAGCAGGAAAAGCAACCGGCCACCGTGACCCAACAGCAGACGCTACCGGCCAGTTATCCTAAGCAGCCTCAAGCAGTGTTGTATCCAGCTAAAATGCCCCAAAAGCAACCAACCGCTGAACCTCAGTGGCATCCAGCCAAATTTATCCAGGAGCAACCAGTCCCTATGCGTCAACTGCAGAAGGAACTGACCGCCATTCCACCACAACTGTGGCAACCCGCTCAAATTCCCCAGCAGCATAAGCAACCGGCTGCCAAGCTTCAGCTAGTGTGGCAACAGGCCCCCATTCCCCAGCAGCCTCATGATGTTTGGTATCCATCTAAAATGGTCCAGAAGCAACAAGCAGCTGCAACTCTGCGGCAGAAGGAACTGACCACCATGCCTCAAGAGTGGCATCCAGCTCAATTTCCCCAGCAGCAGAAGCAACCAGCCCTAATGCTTTTACCGCAGAAGGAACTGACCACCATGCCCCCGCAAGTATGGCATCCAGCTCAAATGCCCCAGCAGCAAAAACAACTGGCCACCATGCTGCAGAAGCAACCAGCCCCAATGCCTCAACCACAGAAGCAACAGGCCACCATGCCCCCGCAAGTATGGCATCCAGCTCAAATGCCTCAGCAGCAAAAGCAACCAGCTACTGAACCTCATGACGTGTGGTATCCAGCTAAAATGGTCCAGAAGCAACAAGCAGCTGCAACTCGGCAGCAGAAGGAACTGACCGCCGTACACCAGCAACCTCAGCAAGTGTGGTATCCAGATAAAATTCCCCAGAACCAACCAACCACTGAACCCCAGCAGCAGAAGCAACCGACCGCCTTGGCCCAGCAAGCATGGTATCCAGCTCAAAAGCCCCAGCTGCAGAAGCAACCGGCCGCTGAACCTCAGCAGCAAATTGAACCGACCGCCATGCCCCAGCTACCTcagcaagtgtggcatccagATCAATTTCTCCAGGAGCAGAAGCAACCATTCACTATGCATCTACCTCAGAAGGAACTGACCGCCAATCCACCACAACTGTGGCAATCCGCTCAAATGCCCAAGCAGCATAAGCAACCGGCTGCCATGCTTCAGCAAGTGTGGCATCGGGCACAGAAGCAACTGGCCCCTATGCCCCAGCAGCCTCATGACGTGTGGTATCCAGCTAAAATGGTCCAGAAGCAAGTCGCTGCGGTGACCGCCATGCCGCATACGCATCAGCAAGTATGGCATCCAGCTGAATTTCCCCAGCAGCAGAAGCAACCGGCCTCCACGCCTCTACCGCAGGAGCAACCGACCGCCGTACCCCAGCAAGTGTGGTATCCAGCTCAAATGTCACGGCAGCAACTGGCCTCCATGCCTCTACCGCAGAAGCAACTGAACGACGTGCCTCAGCAAGAGTGGCAACCAGCTCAAATACCGCAGAAGCAACCGGCTGCTGAACCGCAGCAGAACGAACCGGCCACCATACCCCAGCAAGTGGGGTATCCAGCTCAAATGTCCCAGCAGCGGAAGCAACACACTGCCATGCCACAGCACCAACTGACCCCCATGCCTCAGCAATTATGGCATGTAGCACAAATGCCCCAGAAGCAACTGGCCCCAATGTCTCAGCAGAATCACTACGAAAGCACTGAAGATGGTGACTCTAGTAGCACTCAGGCCAGCATCGTTGAACAGTCGGGTGTCATCCCAATCTATTCCTACAGTTCCAAATCGCACTACGAGAATGGCAGGACTGTATTCTCCTAA
- the LOC127931923 gene encoding autotransporter adhesin BpaC-like: MAVSFEMSLRISWICCLLIGGITCYPPPKGNYRYIPQNQLKGIGHKAAVTTGSRASAGEATGSRASAGEAASRNATASVTTGPNTLGGATGSRASEAVTHNASASVTTGPNTLAEATGHNASSSATTGPNALGQAAGYSASAEEATGHSVAQAATHNASASVATGPNTLAEATGHNASSSATTGPNALGEATGHGASAAEPTGHSAMQAATHNASEVATHNVSASVTTGPNTLVKSSRYLIKSGSNASAEATGALASAEATGALASAEATGALASAEATGALASAEATGALASAEATGALASAEATGALASAEATGALPRRKPQALNRRANSSSNMDFSSSGVSQDFGSDGDNESTQCLSSSSVQGSIVE; encoded by the exons ATGGCTGTGAGTTTTGAAATGTCTTTGAG AATTTCTTGGATTTGTTGCCTGCTAATTGGAGGGATAACCTGTTATCCTCCACCTAAAG GTAATTATAGATATATTCCCCAAAATCAATTAAAAGGAATTGGCCACAAAGCAGCGGTAACTACCGGATCCCGTGCCTCGGCAGGTGAAGCTACCGGATCCCGTGCCTCGGCAG GTGAAGCAGCCTCCCGTAATGCCACTGCAAGCGTCACGACTGGCCCAAATACCTTAGGTGGAGCAACCGGATCCCGTGCCTCAGAAGCAGTCACCCACAATGCCTCAGCAAGCGTCACGACTGGCCCAAATACCTTAGCTGAAGCAACTGGCCACAATGCTTCATCAAGCGCCACGACTGGCCCAAATGCCTTAGGTCAAGCAGCTGGCTATAGTGCCTCGGCAGAGGAAGCAACTGGCCACAGTGTCGCGCAAGCGGCCACCCATAATGCCTCGGCAAGTGTGGCAACTGGCCCAAATACCTTAG CTGAAGCAACTGGCCACAATGCTTCATCAAGCGCCACGACTGGCCCAAATGCCTTAGGTGAAGCAACTGGCCATGGTGCCTCGGCAGCGGAACCAACTGGCCACAGTGCCATGCAAGCGGCCACCCATAATGCCTCGGAAGTGGCCACCCATAATGTGTCAGCAAGCGTCACGACTGGCCCAAATACCTTAGTTAAGTCAAGTCGGTACCTCATCAAATCTGGTTCAAATGCCTCGGCGGAAGCCACAGGCGCCCTTGCCTCGGCGGAAGCCACAGGCGCCCTTGCCTCGGCGGAAGCCACAGGCGCCCTTGCCTCGGCGGAAGCCACAGGCGCCCTTGCCTCGGCGGAAGCCACAGGCGCCCTTGCCTCGGCGGAAGCCACAGGCGCCCTTGCCTCGGCGGAAGCCACAGGCGCCCTTGCCTCGGCGGAAGCCACAGGCGCCCTGCCTCGGCGGAAGCCACAGGCCTTGAACAGGAGGGCCAACTCCTCAAGCAACATGGATTTTAGCAGCAGTGGTGTTTCTCAGGATTTTGGGTCTGATGGTGACAATGAAAGCACCCAATGTCTCAGCTCCAGCAGCGTTCAAGGCAGCATCGTTGAATAG
- the LOC127932325 gene encoding uncharacterized protein LOC127932325 has protein sequence MVQKQQAAATRQQKELTAVHQQPQQVWYPDKIPQNQPTTEPQQQKQPTALAQQAWYPAQKPQLQKQPAAEPQQQIEPTAMPQLPQQVWHPDQFLQEQKQPFTMHLPQKELTANPPQLWQSAQMPKQHKQPAAMLQQVWHRAQKQLAPMPQQPHDVWYPAKMVQKQVAAVTAMPHTHQQVWHPAEFPQQQKQPASTPLPQEQPTAVPQQVWYPAQMSRQQLASMPLPQKQLNDVPQQEWQPAQIPQKQPAAEPQQNEPATIPQQVGYPAQMSQQRKQHTAMPQHQLTPMPQQLWHVAQMPQKQLAPMSQQNHYESTEDGDSSSTQASIVEQSGVIPIYSYSSKSHYENGRTVFSLTRYTPREAMPVDSGNAPKDSFVRTGAPSVYPSLVKDSARKM, from the exons ATGGTCCAGAAGCAACAAGCAGCTGCAACTCGGCAGCAGAAGGAACTGACCGCCGTACACCAGCAACCTCAGCAAGTGTGGTATCCAGATAAAATTCCCCAGAACCAACCAACCACTGAACCCCAGCAGCAGAAGCAACCGACCGCCTTGGCCCAGCAAGCATGGTATCCAGCTCAAAAGCCCCAGCTGCAGAAGCAACCGGCCGCTGAACCTCAGCAGCAAATTGAACCGACCGCCATGCCCCAGCTACCTcagcaagtgtggcatccagATCAATTTCTCCAGGAGCAGAAGCAACCATTCACTATGCATCTACCTCAGAAGGAACTGACCGCCAATCCACCACAACTGTGGCAATCCGCTCAAATGCCCAAGCAGCATAAGCAACCGGCTGCCATGCTTCAGCAAGTGTGGCATCGGGCACAGAAGCAACTGGCCCCTATGCCCCAGCAGCCTCATGACGTGTGGTATCCAGCTAAAATGGTCCAGAAGCAAGTCGCTGCGGTGACCGCCATGCCGCATACGCATCAGCAAGTATGGCATCCAGCTGAATTTCCCCAGCAGCAGAAGCAACCGGCCTCCACGCCTCTACCGCAGGAGCAACCGACCGCCGTACCCCAGCAAGTGTGGTATCCAGCTCAAATGTCACGGCAGCAACTGGCCTCCATGCCTCTACCGCAGAAGCAACTGAACGACGTGCCTCAGCAAGAGTGGCAACCAGCTCAAATACCGCAGAAGCAACCGGCTGCTGAACCGCAGCAGAACGAACCGGCCACCATACCCCAGCAAGTGGGGTATCCAGCTCAAATGTCCCAGCAGCGGAAGCAACACACTGCCATGCCACAGCACCAACTGACCCCCATGCCTCAGCAATTATGGCATGTAGCACAAATGCCCCAGAAGCAACTGGCCCCAATGTCTCAGCAGAATCACTACGAAAGCACTGAAGATGGTGACTCTAGTAGCACTCAGGCCAGCATCGTTGAACAGTCGGGTGTCATCCCAATCTATTCCTACAGTTCCAAATCGCACTACGAGAATGGCAGGACTGTATTCTCCCTAACCCGCTACACTCCTAGGGAGGCTATGCCTGTTGACAGTGGAAATGCTCCCAAGGACAGTTTTGTTCGTACTGGTGCACCAAGTGTATATCCATCACTAGTGAAGGATTCTGCAAG GAAAATGTAA